The proteins below come from a single Eremothecium sinecaudum strain ATCC 58844 chromosome II, complete sequence genomic window:
- the APE1 gene encoding metalloaminopeptidase APE1 (Syntenic homolog of Ashbya gossypii ABL035C; Syntenic homolog of Saccharomyces cerevisiae YKL103C (LAP4)) has translation MYSTQEVLEAVEKAIQQMKVEEAKASEEKSHEGSRLSRERTGGVKKYDKEYFISLSQKYLDFTYKNPTTPHVIQYFANELDKAGFTYLSERNTWDDFVPGKYYTIRSGTSLVAFSVGDNWEAENGLSIIGAHADSLTAKLKPISLRQPAEGFELLGVAPYAGTLNQVWFDRDLGIGGKVIVKRSGSNKIEACLIDSTPHPVARIPTLAPHFGKPSVGPFDRENQAVPVIGAVSEGEEEDDEDHDEEDEKRSPLYGKHSVHLLRYIARLAKVKVSELYQLDLELFDVQEGTFGGLRNEFIYAPRLDDRLCCFSAIESLISSSQQTASNSFDVVALFDNEEVGSFTRQGALSGILESTVKRVIATKSKHSNALELAFANSIIISADVTHMVNPNFAVEYLEHHKPKPNIGLTVCISTNAHMATDPVGLCFVEELARRNNDRLQYFQNKNGSQSGSTIGPYIAGSTGVRTIDMGIAQLSMHSIRAATGSKDIGLAVKFFEGFFANRQQTLAQFGDL, from the coding sequence ATGTATTCAACACAGGAGGTATTGGAAGCGGTTGAAAAGGCGATCCAACAGATGAAGGTTGAAGAAGCAAAAGCCTCGGAGGAAAAAAGTCATGAAGGTAGTCGCTTAAGTAGGGAGCGAACTGGCGGAGTTAAAAAGTATGATAAGGAATACTTCATTAGTTTATCACAGAAGTACTTGGATTTTACGTATAAGAATCCCACTACTCCGCACGTAATTCAATATTTTGCGAACGAGTTAGATAAGGCTGGTTTTACTTACTTAAGTGAGCGGAATACGTGGGACGATTTTGTCCCTGGAAAGTACTACACTATCCGCAGCGGAACGAGTCTTGTTGCGTTTTCTGTAGGGGACAATTGGGAGGCTGAGAATGGTCTATCCATTATTGGAGCGCATGCGGACTCTCTGACAGCCAAGTTGAAGCCAATATCCTTGAGGCAGCCGGCTGAAGGTTTCGAACTGTTGGGGGTTGCTCCCTATGCGGGCACGTTAAATCAGGTTTGGTTTGATCGTGACCTCGGTATTGGCGGAAAGGTTATAGTCAAGAGGTCTGGATCTAACAAGATAGAGGCCTGTTTAATTGACTCCACGCCGCACCCGGTGGCAAGAATTCCAACTCTTGCTCCTCATTTTGGGAAACCTTCCGTGGGTCCCTTCGATCGAGAAAACCAGGCAGTCCCCGTTATAGGCGCGGTTAGCGAAGGAGAGGAGGAAGATGACGAAGACCATGATGAGGAGGACGAAAAACGTTCACCCCTATACGGAAAACATTCGGTCCACTTGTTGCGCTACATTGCCCGCCTGGCAAAGGTCAAAGTATCTGAGCTGTATCAGCTCGACTTGGAATTATTTGATGTTCAAGAAGGAACCTTCGGTGGCTTGAGAAACGAATTTATCTATGCTCCACGGCTTGATGATAGACTATGTTGTTTTTCCGCAATTGAATCTTTGATTTCATCATCCCAACAGACGGCTTCCAATAGTTTCGATGTGGTTGCGCTTTTCGACAACGAGGAAGTAGGCTCATTTACCAGACAGGGGGCTCTCAGCGGAATATTGGAAAGTACCGTTAAGCGCGTGATTGCAACCAAGTCCAAACATAGTAACGCCTTAGAGTTAGCATTTGCCAACTCCATCATAATTTCCGCTGACGTAACGCACATGGTAAACCCTAACTTCGCCGTCGAATATCTCGAACATCACAAGCCAAAACCTAACATAGGTTTGACAGTTTGTATTAGCACCAACGCTCATATGGCGACTGATCCCGTGGGCCTTTGCTTCGTAGAAGAGCTTGCTCGACGCAACAATGACCGCCTTCAATACTTCCAAAATAAAAATGGCAGTCAAAGCGGCTCCACAATTGGACCTTATATTGCAGGGTCAACCGGAGTGAGAACTATAGACATGGGAATAGCCCAACTTTCTATGCATAGTATTAGAGCTGCAACCGGGTCCAAAGATATTGGACTCGCGGTGAAATTCTTCGAGGGTTTCTTCGCCAACCGCCAACAAACTTTAGCTCAATTTGGAGATTTGTAA
- the YKU80 gene encoding ATP-dependent DNA helicase YKU80 (Syntenic homolog of Ashbya gossypii ABL030W; Syntenic homolog of Saccharomyces cerevisiae YMR106C (YKU80)), with protein sequence MSQECTTFLIDSSPSMKQHSIRFETYLEFVLFEKAQKARKTDYSQVVLANSPIEKNDSDVRNMYELYPPNAPITLNSIVKIFERLREVRAVEQLKELKDSKLLDALLSIGIQIAVKFNKKKVLKQVLVVTDDLEGLNIEEGELELLQAHLELRLILVYCGDSFPDNFRKTKWGTLLAFNEGSMKFTLNEILQTVQKPKHKPVKPVRVFQGPLRLGADFENLDGAQDDPFCICINVEGYPATKPVSLQSRKYVYKTNEGAYIPLKSVIEYEIHGPSTNQDEEYTSVPVTNDHIVKAFRYGADYVVLPEVLETERTHETSAGLDIRGFCDLYNIPRHYLCGESVYIIADSKDGTDADYIAFAALVDAMVESKKAAIARYVQKSNSEVQMCVLSPLLVNHPSKKRTSDDLDAESKRSLVLCRLPFAEDERVSDFPPFTWKQPKDESIDKLMDDFVDSMHLGIVKREEPTSWCSSKFILPYDAVQKDSSLPLPSDYPTKEDLNSPIHIPAIALHRQKQALLKCFHHQYLQGRNGDFAIGEMYEPLQHKITPQKSRKTDSLALLLKSKLGVKPAEKHDTTIPSDEIYDDNDAGDDSLSLEKLLDLGKRSS encoded by the coding sequence ATGTCGCAGGAATGTACAACCTTCTTGATTGATTCATCACCTTCCATGAAACAACACTCCATTAGGTTTGAAACTTATCTGGAATTTGTTCTTTTCGAAAAGGCCCAAAAAGCTAGAAAGACGGATTACTCTCAGGTAGTGCTTGCAAATTCTCCAATTGAAAAAAATGACAGTGATGTTCGTAATATGTATGAACTATATCCTCCAAATGCTCCAATAACATTAAACTCAATAGTGAAGATATTTGAGCGTTTAAGAGAAGTCCGCGCTGTGGAACAATTGAAAGAATTGAAGGACAGTAAGCTTCTGGATGCTTTACTATCGATTGGAATTCAAATAGCCGTAAAATTcaacaagaagaaggtgTTAAAGCAAGTATTAGTTGTTACAGATGACCTAGAGGGACTAAATATAGAGGAGGGCGAATTAGAGCTATTACAAGCGCATCTGGAACTGAGACTAATTCTGGTTTACTGTGGCGATTCATTTCCTGATAATTTTCGAAAGACAAAGTGGGGTACTTTGCTAGCCTTCAACGAGGGCTCTATGAAGTTTACTTTGAATGAAATACTACAAACTGTGCAGAAACCCAAGCATAAACCGGTAAAGCCAGTAAGGGTATTTCAGGGCCCATTACGACTGGGGGCAGACTTCGAAAATTTGGACGGTGCTCAAGACGATCCCTTTTGTATTTGCATAAATGTGGAAGGATATCCTGCAACGAAACCGGTCTCTCTACAAAGTCGGAAATATGTCTATAAAACAAACGAAGGTGCATATATCCCCCTAAAATCTGTTATAGAATACGAAATACACGGACCATCTACTAATCAGGATGAGGAGTATACTTCCGTTCCAGTAACTAATGATCATATAGTAAAAGCTTTTCGATATGGTGCAGACTATGTTGTGCTACCGGAGGTACTAGAAACGGAAAGAACCCACGAAACTTCAGCAGGTCTAGACATTAGAGGATTTTGTGACCTATACAATATCCCTAGACACTACTTATGTGGCGAATCTGTATATATCATAGCAGATAGTAAGGATGGTACAGATGCAGATTACATAGCTTTTGCTGCTCTGGTTGATGCTATGGTAGAGTCGAAAAAGGCCGCAATTGCTCGCTATGTTCAAAAAAGTAATAGTGAAGTACAGATGTGTGTTTTGTCCCCATTGCTGGTCAACCACCCATCAAAAAAACGTACAAGCGATGATCTTGATGCAGAATCAAAAAGGTCACTTGTTCTATGTCGATTACCTTTCGCGGAAGATGAACGAGTAAGCGATTTCCCTCCATTCACTTGGAAGCAGCCAAAAGACGAATCAATTGATAAACTTATGGACGATTTTGTTGATTCCATGCATTTAGGAATTGTAAAGAGAGAGGAACCAACATCTTGGTGTTCTAGCAAATTCATTTTGCCATATGATGCAGTACAAAAGGACAGTTCACTACCACTACCTTCCGACTATCCTACAAAAGAAGACCTCAATTCTCCAATACATATACCGGCAATTGCACTTCATAGACAAAAGCAAGCTTTGCTCAAGTGCTTTCACCACCAGTATCTCCAAGGCCGAAATGGAGACTTTGCTATCGGAGAAATGTACGAACCACTACAGCATAAAATCACGCCTCAAAAATCTAGGAAGACAGATTCATTAGCTCTGCTTCTTAAATCTAAACTAGGTGTAAAGCCTGCTGAGAAACATGATACTACCATTCCTAGTGACGAAATTTACGATGATAATGACGCTGGCGATGACTCGCTTTCATTAGAAAAGCTATTGGATTTAGGCAAGAGATCTTCTTGA
- the UTP11 gene encoding rRNA-processing protein UTP11 (Syntenic homolog of Ashbya gossypii ABL032C; Syntenic homolog of Saccharomyces cerevisiae YKL099C (UTP11)): protein MTKLVHNVQKKQHRERSQVSERSRFGFLEKHKDYVKRAQDFHRKQSTLKILRSKAQQRNPDEYYHAMHSNNTDERGLRIQSRHATDTPSSLSTEQVKLLKTQDSNYIRTVRQVEIKKAQKLTNEVAFKHTGKHTIFVEDRPSMTEFNPDQYFNTPSALLSRTENRLTNQQLAEVRLADAEEVMPPSSLHKKKAKKLKIVASHLKREQELHKIQHYMDRQRELMKKGSKKKLIDNSGNVTYKWKKQRKR from the coding sequence ATGACGAAACTAGTCCATAATGTCCAGAAAAAACAACATCGTGAGCGTTCGCAGGTAAGCGAGCGTTCCAGGTTTGGTTTTCTGGAGAAGCACAAAGATTATGTGAAACGTGCGCAGGATTTCCACCGTAAGCAATCTACACTGAAAATTCTACGGTCTAAGGCTCAGCAGCGTAACCCAGATGAATATTATCATGCTATGCACTCGAATAACACCGATGAACGTGGTCTTCGTATACAATCGCGTCACGCAACTGATACGCCCTCATCCCTATCAACAGAGCAGGTGAAATTACTGAAGACACAAGATTCCAACTACATCCGCACTGTGAGACAGGTTGAAATCAAGAAGGCCCAAAAATTAACTAATGAGGTTGCTTTCAAACATACAGGAAAACATACAATTTTTGTTGAGGACCGACCTTCCATGACTGAATTCAACCCCGACCAATATTTCAATACTCCTTCTGCCCTGTTATCGAGGACGGAAAACAGACTAACGAACCAGCAACTTGCGGAAGTCCGGTTAGCTGACGCTGAAGAAGTCATGCCCCCTTCCTCCCTACACAAGAAAAAGGCCAAGAAGTTAAAAATCGTAGCGTCTCACCTAAAACGTGAACAAGAGCTCCATAAAATACAACACTATATGGACAGACAACGGGAACTAATGAAAAAGGGATCAAAAAAGAAACTTATAGATAATTCTGGTAATGTAACATACAAGTGGAAGAAGCAGCGGAAGCGCTAG
- the MTC2 gene encoding Mtc2p (Syntenic homolog of Ashbya gossypii ABL031W; Syntenic homolog of Saccharomyces cerevisiae YKL098W (MTC2)), with product MTDPQFGRELPLFEAGFEACSVLHRNFICFTDKHERILMVLDPGLHAKTAVVEHYDEIVKQPTQVEKYRSFSIIVLARLDEVSQMQQGRVAKWLLQLARNHSDLVCIGTIKRAAGLSGFLKSCFWFATQGPQGDIVGNKITGKSPNNVSVHVALKRYILDIIIHIRMHRLVVTAKGGGAGMNSLQDIIDLSQWMVAKNASSRKQFVTPDVIQQASVWYFPLHMELLKEPFHDSSVLYASDVKLVEELINQLKKLALRVGRDNPLMLEIIVVKDVLSKVVPAI from the coding sequence ATGACGGATCCACAGTTTGGCAGGGAGCTGCCGCTTTTTGAAGCTGGTTTTGAAGCGTGCTCCGTTCTACACAGAAATTTTATATGCTTTACCGATAAACATGAGCGAATACTAATGGTTCTAGATCCGGGCCTTCACGCCAAGACAGCGGTTGTGGAACATTATGATGAAATAGTGAAACAGCCAACTCAAGTAGAAAAATACAGGTCTTTCAGCATAATTGTACTTGCACGTCTGGATGAAGTCTCGCAAATGCAACAAGGAAGGGTAGCAAAATGGTTGCTTCAATTAGCAAGAAATCATTCAGATTTAGTTTGCATTGGTACTATTAAACGAGCTGCTGGATTATCAGGCTTTTTGAAGTCTTGTTTTTGGTTTGCTACACAAGGACCACAAGGTGATATAGTCGGCAATAAGATCACCGGCAAGAGCCCCAATAATGTTAGCGTACATGTAGCATTAAAACGTTACATTCTAGATATCATAATCCACATTAGGATGCATCGATTAGTCGTTACTGCAAAGGGCGGTGGCGCTGGAATGAATTCTTTACAGGATATTATCGACCTAAGTCAATGGATGGTTGCTAAAAATGCCTCTTCTAGAAAACAGTTTGTTACTCCAGATGTTATACAGCAAGCTAGTGTGTGGTATTTTCCGTTACACATGGAGCTGTTGAAGGAGCCTTTTCATGATAGTTCTGTCTTGTACGCAAGTGACGTGAAACTCGTTGAAGAGTTGATCAACCAATTGAAAAAGCTTGCCTTGAGAGTTGGTAGGGATAATCCACTAATGCTTGAAATTATAGTTGTTAAGGATGTACTGTCTAAAGTAGTACCAGCTATATGA
- the HSL1 gene encoding protein kinase HSL1 (Syntenic homolog of Ashbya gossypii ABL034W; Syntenic homolog of Saccharomyces cerevisiae YKL101W (HSL1)) — MQVGRGKGPNQPEPSDRVVMSVSDATKRLSQISTTSTRNTNTGKRKSKDTVGPWKLGKTLGKGSSGRVRLAKNVESGKLAAIKIVSKKSVSRHQYVQTDSSLPYGIEREIIIMKLITHPNIMALYEVWENKSELYLVLEYVEGGELFDYLLSRGKLPEQEAVHYFKQIVKGVAYCHHFNICHRDLKPENLLLDKKTRTVKIADFGMAALQTSNKLLETSCGSPHYASPEIVMGQKYHGSPSDVWSCGIILFALLTGNLPFNDDNVKKLLLKVQSGKYQMPQNLSRDAKDLISKMLVVDPDSRILIDDILKHQLLTKYESQGKTRAKLRTSLQLSSRTPSIVTLNSKAEIDDTILSNLSTLWHGAPKEYLVKKLLKKGFTEEKLFYSLLRKYQEKGNSVQTTPSTNSGSSDVATRDYQSSEAPSISGPKNGQKSQLSVASFSRSKRTREGFVASTSRVFKHSTSKVGSNIPFTAVHTSSSYKSLNSSISRARLASQANNAKPQRPIKKTLQESALKRSLYSLSSISKRSLNLNEQLQSGFNTTIEPLPSISPKSAGDPYSAPSFGERDMNSGGINDTILSPIRIIQPTFNFAMDNEGESDIYSRYYSSVEYGEGNTSIYKESSCSEEISSTIITNTRSPVFSRPTKKEQVAERQYIPSLDPRRRAPQPPTGIEVLLKKYKPMSPATSRDSSKKPTGNGLYSCNTSFFKIEGGEMSSCDYSERMEAKKNSSIGTIPSALTDDGKLTTTNAVTSTPVPDPSILAQSSAIHNDYQSSSRQSFKRNSQFERQRCDTYGLLRLPSSLLKSTNTFHNLNTFISNYGNKAQDCVVDKVDYTNMTSTSYDKVSDKVSSKSGYNSFTNGEGSASNFSDLSFLADLPTFTHIAQAVSISPVTKNFRHTLQPEAVEPVVERPATDRSTSGTKHIPHRQLSEENDKAGTTNEGESLNIFEDAPADVGSLLTNCSGLEPQVHRKAVSIDTLNTSYLLAPASDMRNSLHVNSNEVSFPRETTEEMIHKFEISPEKHCSQKQPTIRNATRLSTNLPSSKSLKSMFKDLEEETANTNHKKQRDRSEPLAQDINDSPFSSKIAKRKMDIDELVKNNTQVKPANGKNRVTMLFDDYSENVFNAPTTQPQNSPDSNKMLPPIVESPCEQLTSSNKQQKLQQKPSPLLRSLNCYRPGKRKWFNRLLQSLSKKNNSTTNLRYQTFLSFEDVNILVLRWLGSSLIDYKQKLMERKKSKQRAQYECMLPERGIKFKISIDGNINSSTELIISSRSRFASDAAFVNLNEEIATLLNDRKNFDVTVTPA, encoded by the coding sequence ATGCAGGTTGGGCGAGGAAAGGGTCCGAATCAACCGGAGCCAAGTGATAGAGTGGTGATGTCGGTTTCTGATGCAACGAAGAGACTGTCTCAGATCTCTACTACTAGTACTAGGAATACGAATACAGGCAAAAGGAAAAGCAAGGACACTGTAGGGCCATGGAAATTGGGTAAAACGCTTGGGAAGGGATCATCGGGGCGGGTGAGACTTGCGAAAAACGTAGAGAGTGGGAAACTTGCTGCTATCAAGATTGTTTCGAAAAAGAGCGTTAGTCGGCATCAATATGTTCAAACGGATTCATCCCTACCGTACGGGATAGAAAGAGAAATTATTATCATGAAGTTAATAACACACCCCAATATTATGGCATTATATGAGGTCTGGGAGAATAAATCCGAGCTATATTTGGTCCTGGAATACGTGGAAGGAGGTGAACTCTTTGATTATTTGCTTTCGAGGGGCAAGTTGCCTGAGCAAGAAGCTGTCCACTATTTTAAACAGATAGTGAAAGGTGTTGCATATTGCCATCACTTCAACATTTGTCATCGTGACTTGAAGCCCGAAAATCTGCTTCTTGATAAAAAAACCCGTACTGTCAAGATTGCTGATTTCGGCATGGCAGCTTTGCAAACCAGTAATAAATTGCTGGAAACGTCATGCGGCTCTCCACATTATGCTTCGCCAGAAATTGTTATGGGGCAGAAATACCATGGTTCGCCTAGTGATGTTTGGTCCTGCGGAATCATCCTATTTGCCCTTCTCACTGGTAATTTACCATTCAATGACGATAATGTGAAAAAGTTACTGCTAAAAGTTCAGTCAGGAAAATATCAAATGCCTCAAAACCTTTCCAGGGATGCAAAAGATCTAATCTCAAAGATGTTGGTTGTGGATCCTGATAGCAGGATTTTAATCGATGATATTCTTAAACATCAGCTATTGACTAAGTATGAAAGCCAGGGCAAAACTCGGGCAAAACTGAGAACGAGCTTGCAATTGTCCTCCAGGACTCCAAGCATTGTGACTTTAAATTCAAAAGCTGAGATAGATGATACAATCTTGAGCAATTTGAGTACTTTATGGCATGGCGCACCTAAGGAATACTTGGTGAAaaaattgttgaaaaagGGATTTACTGAGGAAAAACTATTCTACTCATTGCTACGTAAATACCAAGAGAAAGGAAATTCAGTTCAAACTACGCCTTCTACAAATTCTGGAAGCTCGGACGTAGCGACAAGGGATTATCAGTCTTCTGAAGCTCCAAGTATTTCTGGTCCAAAAAATGGACAAAAATCTCAGCTTTCCGTTGCATCTTTTTCAAGATCTAAAAGAACGCGAGAAGGTTTTGTAGCTTCCACGTCGAGGGTTTTCAAACATAGCACGTCAAAAGTGGGTTCTAACATTCCTTTTACAGCAGTTCATACCTCCTCATCTTACAAGTCTCTAAATAGCTCTATTTCAAGAGCTAGATTAGCCTCTCAAGCCAACAATGCGAAACCCCAAAGGCCCATAAAAAAAACACTCCAGGAGTCTGCTTTGAAAAGATCTTTGTATTCTTTAAGCTCCATATCCAAACGATCTTTAAATTTAAACGAGCAGTTGCAATCGGGCTTCAATACCACTATTGAACCATTGCCTTCAATTTCTCCGAAGTCAGCAGGCGATCCATATAGCGCTCCAAGTTTTGGCGAGAGAGATATGAATAGTGGTGGCATTAACGATACAATTTTATCACCTATTCGTATAATACAGCCAACTTTTAATTTTGCAATGGACAACGAAGGAGAAAGCGATATCTATTCGCGGTATTATAGCTCGGTTGAATACGGAGAGGGGAATACCAGCATATACAAGGAGTCGTCATGCTCAGAGGAGATATCATCTACAATCATCACAAATACCAGAAGCCCTGTTTTCAGTCGCCCTACCAAGAAAGAGCAGGTCGCAGAAAGGCAGTATATACCATCATTGGACCCTCGCCGCCGAGCTCCTCAACCTCCAACCGGTATTGAGGTTCTTTTGAAAAAGTATAAACCAATGAGCCCTGCAACATCTAGAGATTCATCCAAAAAGCCTACGGGAAATGGTCTATATTCTTGCAATACCTCTTTTTTCAAAATAGAGGGAGGTGAGATGTCTTCATGTGATTACAGTGAGAGGATGGAAGCCAAGAAAAATAGTAGTATAGGAACAATACCCTCAGCTTTAACGGATGATGGGAAATTAACAACTACAAATGCCGTTACAAGCACACCTGTGCCTGATCCTAGTATTTTAGCACAATCTAGTGCCATCCATAATGACTATCAATCATCCAGTAGACAATCGTTTAAACGTAATAGTCAGTTCGAACGGCAACGGTGTGATACATACGGGTTGTTGCGCTTGCCTTCGTCACTATTAAAATCAACTAATACTTTCCACAATCTAAACACTTTTATTTCCAACTACGGGAACAAGGCTCAAGATTGTGTAGTTGATAAGGTCGATTATACTAATATGACATCTACATCATATGATAAGGTTTCAGACAAGGTTTCTAGTAAAAGTGGATACAATTCTTTTACGAATGGTGAGGGTTCTGCCTCCAATTTTTCAGACCTTTCCTTTCTGGCTGATTTACCAACATTTACTCATATTGCCCAGGCAGTTTCTATATCTCCAGTTACTAAAAACTTTAGGCACACACTTCAACCGGAGGCCGTAGAGCCGGTGGTTGAACGACCGGCTACGGACCGGTCGACTTCGGGTACCAAGCATATTCCTCATCGTCAATTATCTGAAGAGAACGATAAAGCTGGAACCACCAATGAGGGGGAGTCCCTTAACATATTTGAAGACGCACCAGCGGATGTGGGATCTCTTCTTACCAACTGCAGCGGATTGGAGCCGCAAGTTCACAGAAAGGCGGTTTCAATAGATACCTTAAATACATCATACCTGCTTGCACCAGCTTCGGATATGAGAAACAGTCTACATGTGAACAGTAATGAAGTCAGCTTTCCAAGAGAAACCACAGAGGAGATGATTCataaatttgaaatctCGCCAGAAAAGCACTGTTCTCAAAAGCAACCAACGATACGAAATGCAACTAGGCTATCAACTAATTTACCATCTAGTAAAAGCTTGAAATCAATGTTCAAGGATCTGGAAGAGGAAACGGCAAACACCAATCACAAGAAGCAACGCGATAGATCAGAACCGCTGGCTCAAGACATAAATGATAGCCCATTCTCAAGCAAAATTGCTAAAAGAAAAATGGACATTGATGAGCTTGTTAAGAATAATACCCAAGTTAAACCGGCAAACGGCAAAAATCGCGTCACAATGCTTTTTGATGATTACTCGGAGAACGTTTTCAACGCTCCTACAACACAACCTCAAAATTCCCCAGATTCAAATAAAATGTTGCCGCCTATTGTAGAAAGTCCATGTGAACAACTAACGTCGAGTAACAAACAGCAAAAACTTCAGCAAAAACCGTCGCCATTATTGCGTTCATTAAATTGTTACAGACCCGGGAAAAGAAAATGGTTCAACCGCTTATTGCAATCTTtatcaaaaaaaaataataGCACAACTAATTTGAGGTATCAGACGTTTTTATCATTTGAAGATGTCAATATACTTGTACTACGTTGGCTTGGCTCTAGCCTTATTGATTACAAGCAAAAATTGATGGAACGTAAAAAGAGCAAGCAGCGCGCGCAGTATGAATGCATGTTACCTGAGCGTGGTATTAAGTTTAAAATATCAATTGACGGAAATATTAACTCGTCCACTGAACTTATCATCTCGTCGCGAAGCAGGTTTGCTAGTGACGCTGCATTCGTGAACCTTAATGAGGAAATCGCGACGTTGTTAAATGATAGGAAAAACTTCGACGTTACAGTAACACCGGCATAA
- the ADH3 gene encoding alcohol dehydrogenase ADH3 (Syntenic homolog of Ashbya gossypii ABL033C; Syntenic homolog of Saccharomyces cerevisiae YMR083W (ADH3)): MFRLANSQSFRPFVGVVRPLTLRLVSTVSTIPKTQKAVIFYENGGELHYKDIPVPKPKPNELLINVKYSGVCHTDLHAWKGDWPLATKLPLVGGHEGAGVVVGMGESVRGWKIGDLAGIKWLNGSCMSCEYCEQSHESNCPEADLSGYTHDGSFQQYATADAVQAAKIPDGTNLAEVAPILCAGITVYKALKTSGVKSGEWVAISGAAGGLGSLAVQYAKAMGFRVLGIDGGEDKGQLVKSLGADHFVDYTKTNDVVDAILKATSGGPHGVINVSVSEKAIAQSVEYVRPTGTVVLVGLPANAVISSEIFSHVIKTINIKGSYVGNRADTREAIDFYTRGLVKSPIRVIGLSELPHAYELMEKGKVLGRIVVDTSK, from the coding sequence ATGTTTAGATTAGCTAATTCGCAATCTTTCAGGCCATTTGTCGGGGTAGTTCGCCCACTTACCTTAAGATTAGTATCGACCGTGAGTACGATTCCAAAGACCCAAAAAGCCGTTATTTTCTACGAAAATGGCGGGGAACTACATTATAAGGATATTCCTGTTCCAAAACCCAAGCCAAATGAACTGTTGATAAATGTTAAGTACTCAGGTGTTTGTCATACTGATTTACACGCTTGGAAGGGTGACTGGCCACTGGCTACTAAGCTGCCTTTAGTTGGCGGTCATGAAGGTGCAGGTGTTGTTGTTGGTATGGGTGAAAGTGTTAGGGGTTGGAAAATCGGTGATCTTGCGGGAATCAAGTGGCTGAATGGATCATGTATGTCTTGTGAATACTGTGAACAATCTCATGAATCCAACTGTCCAGAGGCCGATTTGTCTGGTTACACTCATGATGGTTCTTTCCAACAATATGCAACTGCGGATGCTGTTCAGGCTGCTAAAATCCCAGATGGTACTAACTTAGCCGAAGTTGCTCCGATTTTATGTGCGGGTATCACTGTTTACAAGGCATTGAAGACATCAGGTGTAAAGAGTGGTGAATGGGTAGCGATTTCGGGTGCAGCAGGTGGTTTAGGATCTTTGGCTGTGCAATATGCAAAGGCTATGGGTTTCCGTGTTTTAGGTATTGATGGTGGTGAGGACAAGGGTCAGTTAGTGAAATCATTAGGAGCTGACCACTTTGTGGATTACACGAAGACAAACGATGTTGTTGATGCAATCCTTAAGGCTACAAGTGGGGGCCCACACGGTGTGATCAATGTCTCAGTGTCTGAGAAGGCTATTGCGCAATCTGTTGAATATGTTCGTCCCACAGGAACTGTTGTTCTAGTTGGTTTACCGGCTAATGCAGTAATCTCTTCGGAGATTTTCTCGCATGTCATAAAAACAATAAACATAAAGGGCTCATATGTGGGAAACCGTGCGGACACTAGGGAAGCTATTGACTTCTACACTAGAGGTTTGGTAAAATCACCTATCCGTGTGATTGGCTTGTCAGAGTTACCTCATGCATACGAGCTTATGGAGAAGGGTAAAGTTTTGGGTCGTATAGTCGTCGACACCTCAAAATAA